From Fulvivirga lutea:
GTTTTCTTAGGCTCACCCACGTATAGATAACTAACAAGTGATTTTCTCTCCAACTTTCTAAGCTGTGTAGCATCAGGAATACGTTGCTTCACGTTAATAGTAACCTCTCTTAAAACAGTTGTTACCATAAAGAAGAATAGAAGCATGAAGATAATATCAGGAAGCGCTGAAGTAGGAATATCCTGTTTGGTATTTGCCTTTTTCTTAAACTTTGACATTTCTTATCCTCCTATTTTAGTTGGTTCCGCAATTGAGATTTGCATAGGGAATTCTATTTCACCTTCTGGTGTTAGTCCTCTTCCTGTATCATACAATCTCTTATTATCAGGATCCTTCAAGTTATCAATTATTTTTCTCCACTGTTCTGTAGTTACCCCAGCTCTATCTGCATACATTTCGTAGTATGCCGCCTGGATATTATCCAGTACCTCGATAAATTTATCTTGTGTTGTACCACGGTCAGTTTTTAAAGAGACAATGGCCTTTTTAGGGCTATCTGAAGACTCAGGATCTTTTCCGTTATTGTTAACGAAATCTTTAATCATCTGCTTGATCTCCTTGACATCAGCAGTAAAAGGTTCACCTTCTACAAGCATCTTATCCGCTGAGTTAATCTGTATTTTAAATAAGTTTCTCTCAGGAATTTTGATGTCAATATCCTCCATCTGATCAGGATCTGGAGGTAAAGGAATGAGCAGACCCTTGTCGTTAGCAATTGTCGTTGTTACCAAGAAGAATATCAAAAGTAGGAAGGCGATATCCGCCATCGAACTTGAGTTAATTTCCGGGTTCTCTCTTCCTTTGTTACGTGCCATTATTTTATTGCTTTATTGATTTCTGTAAATACTATACCCACTAATGCAGCGATAAAGAGTACATACATTGTTATTAATCCACCACCTACGAATTTAGACACACCTGATGTGGCCCCGGCAGCAATTAATCTTGCATTTAGTCCATCTCCAGCTATGGCATAGCATATTAGAAATAGAATTACAATACCTACCAATGCACCCGCTGGTTTCACCAAAGATTTTGGGTTATCCAACGATTTTACAATAGGAAGTACTATAGCTCCTACCGCTGCTACTACGAACATCAGGTAAGAAACATAAAGCATGATATCTATAATATTTTCCATTATTAAACAGGTTTAATTATTTATAACTATTTATTAGTTAGAAAGCTTGTGCTTCACTAACAAGTCAACCAACGTGATTGACGCATCTTCCATTTGGTTCACTAAAGAATCGATCTTAGAAACCAAGTAGTTATAAAATACCTGAAGAATAATACCTACAATAAGACCAGCTACTGTTGTTAAAAGGGCAACTTTAATACCGTTGGCAACAATTTGAGGAGAGATATCACCTGCAGCCTCGATAGCATCAAATGCACCAATCATACCAATTACAGTTCCCATGAAACCAAGCATTGGAGCAAGTGCGATAAATAATGATACCCATACAAGACCTTTTTCCAATCTACCCATTTCTACAGAACCGTAAGCAATGATAGATTTCTCAACCATATCAATACCTTCAGACATTCTCATAAGACCTTGAGTAAAGATAGAAGCAACAGGACCTTTTGTGTTTCTAGTAACTTCCTTAGCTGCTTCTACACCACCTTTAGAAAGTGCATCTTCCACTGTAGCCAAAAGCTTGTCAGTATTAGTAGTAGCAAGGTTTAATGTAATAATTCTTTCAATAGCGATAGCTAAACCAATGATAAGACATAAAAGTACTGGCGTCATAAATTTCCAGTCACCTTCGATGAATTTGTCTTTAATCACCTGGTGGAAAGAAGCTTCTTCTTCAACCACTGGCTCAGGCTCAGCAACAGGTTCTTCAACAACGGGTTCTGGCTCATCAACTACCTGAGTAGTATCTTCCATAGCCGCTGCTGTGTCAGCTGCTTCCTCCTCTTGAGCGTAAGATTGAAAACCAAGGGACATAAACCCTACCAGCGCCAATAATGTGAATAGTTTTTTCATAGTTCAAGTTTTAAAGTGTTCTCTTTTTAAGAGAAGTTTTAGTTAAGCAATTAGATATTAAAATTTAAATTTAGTTAAAAGTTTCTACTCTAAGTCTGTATTCGATTGATTCTTGTATCTAAATAGTAATTATTTCGCATACTGAGGAGAGGAAGGGATTCGAACCCTCGGTGCCTTTTGACGGGCACACTCGCTTTCCAAGCGAGCACCATCGACCACTCGGTCACCTCTCCAAATGTGAGCCTTCTGCTCACAAGAAGCACAAATAAATCAATAAAAAACACTTTATGCAAGCGCAAACTAAATTATTGGGTATTAATTTATCGTCATCTCTCCACACATAGAATTAAGCATTCTATGCCTAATTTGAGGTATTTCTTCCTCCTCACTCAAAACTAACATAAGCTTTGAAATTGCCGCTTCCAATGTAATATCTGCACCTCCTATCACTCCTATGGCTTCAAGATCCTCGCTGGTTTCATATCTTCCCTGATCTACTTTGCCTCCCGGGCATTGAGATACATTGAATACAACCACACCTTTATCGATGGATTTTTTAATTATTTCAAGAAACCAATCGTAAGTAGGTGCATTACCAGAACCATAGGTTTCAATTACCACTCCTCTTAGCTGAGGAATAGAGAAAAAAGCCTCAATCGACTGTTTTGAGACACCTGGAAATAGTTTAAGCACGGCCACATTCGTATCAAATGATTGATGAAACTTTAACTTATTATGATCAACCTGATGAATAAACTTGTGATTATAACTTATCTCAACACCAGCCTCTGCCAATAACGGATAGTTTTCTGACTCAAAGGCATCGAAGTGTATGCTTTCTACTTTTTTTGATCTGTTTCCTCTTAGTAATACTGCATCGAAATAAATACATACTTCCGGCACTATGGGTTTGCCGTTCTCTCGTGACGAAGCGACTACTATTGAAGTAATAAGGTTTTCCCTGGCATCTGATCTTGGTGACGATATAGGCAACTGAGCTCCGGTAAAAACAACTGGCTTGGTCAAGTTTTCTAGCATAAAGCTTAGAGCCGATGCTGTATAAGCCATAGTGTCCGTGCCATGTAAAACAACAAACCCGTCAAATTCATTATAATTTTCAAAAATGAGTTTTCCTATTAGCTCCCAATGGCTTGGATTTACATTGGATGAGTCTATCGGTTCTTCAAAGGACATAACCGTGATATTTAACTCCAATTGCCGGAGAGAAGGTATATGATCCATGATTGAGCTAAAGTCGAAAGGAATTAAGGCTCCGCCTTCGTTATGAATCATTCCTAATGTACCTCCTGTATATATAATGAGTATGGTAGATTCAGGTGGCCTGGCCGCAGAGGTGATTATATTAGACTTAGTAATTTTCATTTGAATAATTGCTTGGCATTCATTGTAGTCACTTCCTTCACCTCATCCAGCTCCATTTTTTTATATTCTGATATTTTAGTTGCGACAAGTTCAATAAATGAAGGTTCATTTCTTTTGCCACGATTAGGAGTTGGGGCTAAATAAGGACTGTCTGTTTCCAACACTATTTTATCGATATCAACATCCGGCAATACTTTATCCATACCCCCATTTTTAAAAGTAGCGACACCACCAATTCCCACATAAAAGCCTAACTCGATGATTTTGTTGGCTTGCTCTGTTGTTCCGGTAAAGCAATGAAAAACTCCCCTCAACTTCTCATTCCCCAGTTTTTCTATCAACTCAATAGTTTCATCAATGGATTCTCTGCAATGAATTACGACAGGTCTATCATATTTTACTGCCCACTGGCATTGTATATTGAAAGCTTCTTGCTGCTGTGGCCAGAATGTTTTATCCCAATATAAATCTGTACCTATCTCACCTATTGCCGACCATTTTCTTTTCCCCAACCATTCCTCCACTAAATATAATTCTTTTTCAAATGTCTTATTTACCGAGCATGGATGCAGGCCCATCATTGCAACACACATGTCATGCTTCTCTTCCAGCTCCAGCATACCATCAATAGAAGTGTGATCTATATTAGGCATATAAATTTTTTCAATGCCCACTTCCTGAGATCTATCGAGCACTTGGTCAATATCCTTTTCAAACTGATCTAAATAAATATGTGCGTGCGTGTCAATCATTTTACTCATGACCCAAAATTAGTATTTCCTGCCTTTCCAACTCACTTTAGCCGGAAGCAAATAATAGATAGCTGAACTTAATGAAACGATTATGGAATAAAATTCATAAATGATTAATTGCCCGAATGAATATTTTAGTTCAAGACTATTTAAACATCTTAAAATGAAAAAGGTCTGAAATAGTATTTTAATAATCATTAGTGATAAACCTAATTGTAGGTTATAAGAAATTAATAGAATGAGGGCAGGAAAATAAAGTGCTTGAACGAGCAATAGTAATACAATCAATTTTGGCAATTGAACTGCTCCTTTCATCCAGCGTTTTCTTTGGTTTAAAAGATTGATAAATCCTGATACTGGCTTTGTTTTACCTAAAACTGCTGGATTAAACAACTGCACAATATCAAACCCTTTGTTTCGGACATGCTTAAAAAGCTCAAAGTCTTCCGTAATGGAAAATGGTATCGACTCGTAGCCACCAACTGCCTGATAGGCCTTTTTAGTGATCATCATATTATTACCCATTGTTGTGACTGGTTGGCCTACATCTTTCAAAACCTTGATGATTCCTAAAGAAAATATCCAGTCAATACTTTGATAATTATTTCCTTCCACGTAAGTCACACCTGTAACGATCCCCTCATTTTTCAAACTACCAACCATTGATCTTACCCACGATGCCGGAAGCTGCATATCTGCATCCGTTATTAGAAACACATCTCCAGAAGCCTGATTTGCCAATTGGGCTAGCACATTCGCTTTTCCTTTTTGATGACCTACGTTCCTTTCAATTTTTAAAACTTTAGAATTTGAATTGTGCTGTAATTCGTCTTTAGCCAATTGGTATGTTTCATCTTCTGATTGATCATCACCAACGAGTATTTGAACAAGTTCATTGGGATAGTCTTGCCTGATTAAAGATTGAAGGCAGGCTTTAATATTTGCAGCTTCGTTTCTGGCAGCAATAAGTACGGATACTTTTTTTAAAGGAGCAGTCGTATCTGAAAGAGTATCATCCTTCCATAATACAAGAAGGCATATATCAACAAGCAGTGCAAGTGACGCTATTCCAATCAAAAAATATATCATACTAAACCAAAACTATAGCCTTTCTTCTGATAATGCTCGATATAACGCGGAAGAGCATATCTAATATTTTTTTCAGCTTTAACATTATCGTGAAAAAGCACTATAGAACCTCTATTTGTGGCTTTGATTGTGTTATAAAGACAGTCCTTAGGCGAAATACTCTTGCTGTAATCCCCTGAAAGCACATCCCACATAATTATCTTATGATTCTTTTTTATCAACTTGATTTGAGACCTTTTTAATTTGCCGTAAGGTGGGCGAAATAAGCCTTTATTTTGATCTAGTGAATGCAATTCGCGTTCGCATTCTACAATATTATTCAGATAATCTGATGCTGAGTTTTTCCACCCATTTAAATGGTTGAAAGTATGATTCCCCAGCTGATGCCCTTCTTCAATGGCACGAACTGCAATAGTTCTATTCTTTTTTAAGTTGCCACCTACACAAAAAAAAGTAGCTTGAATGTGATTTTCCTGAAGCGTATTCAATATAAACTCGGTAAGAGAAGGGATAGGGCCATCATCAAAGGTGAGAAAGAGTATTTTGTCTTTTGTTTTCTTTCTCCATATTAGAGATGGATATAGCTGCTGAACAAATCGGGGCGTGCGATGGAAAAACATTAGAGCGACACCTTGGTGGTTAGCATGGTTATATCATCATGATACCCATTGTCACCTTTAAACCCATCGAGGTTTATAATAATATCTTGGTGCACTCTTTTTAAATCGCTGGTATCATTGTTTTTAAAATACTCTTCTAATCTTTTTGAGCCAAACTCCTCATTATTTTCATTACTCGTTTCAGTAAGTCCATCAGTATAGCAGAATAGTAAAAACTCATCTAACTCGGTAATAAAGCCTTCATTAACGAAAGGTAGTGGGTGAATTGCCCCCAACACGGTAGAACCTTCATCAAGGGAAGTTATTTCTCCATTGATTAATAGTAATGGAGGGTTATGACCAGAATTGATATACACCAATGTTTTTAGTTTGTGATCATATATTGCTGCAAAGAAGGTAATGAACTTTTCGCCTTTTGCATTTTCCAATACCTGATAGTTCAGTTCATTGACGATCTCTACCAAGTTAGGCGTTTGCCTCACCAGTGTTCTGAGCGATGCCTGAAAATTAGACATCATTAACGCGGCAGGTATCCCCTTTCCACTTACATCGGCAATGCATATTAAAAACTGATTTTCATTGATCGGAATGTAATCGTAATAATCACCTCCTACTCTATCGTGTGGTAGATAACTGGCCTCTATTTTTAAACCCGGACCGTAGGGTAGTTTATCCGGAAACAAGAATTGCTGAACATCACTCGCAATTTCCAACTCTTTTCTCAGTGCCTCCTGCTCTAACTGCTGTCTTGCCAGTTTCTTGTTTTCTATAGCAACTATTATGATGTTACTCAAAGCCTGGATAAAGCGTACGCTACTCTTCTTTACTTCCTGATCTTCCGAGCCCTGAATTCCACCAATAAATACAACCGCCAATAATGCGGATTTATGATAAATAGGTATTAGAAAATCAAATTCTCCGAAGACATCATCCCGATCATCAATTTCTGTTAATGACTTGTGCACCAAAAACTCTTCGCATAAGGTTTCTTCAAAACAATTAATTGTCGTTCCAAAATTCACTTTACAACCCCATTCTTTATCATACACAAAAAGAGCCATGCGTTTTACATTCAGGTTACCGCGCAAGGTAAACTCATAAATTTTGTACAATGATGCTTCCGGAAGATTATTATTTATTGACTGTGTAATCTCCAGAAGAGCATTGAGTTCCAGCTCTTTAAGTTTGTATTTATTCTGAATTGAAAGTGTCTCCATCTATTCTATTATGGCTTAATTAGCCTTATAAGCAATATAGTTATTAATAAATTCTCACCCAAGTTTATGCTTCCGTCCCTTCCATGTATAGAATTTAACATTGGCCATAACACCAATATATAAGCAGTACAAAGGGTAAAGAATCACCGTTATCAAATAGTAAAAAATGTTTAACGAGTTTCTCATTGACTTCAGTACTAAGTGGGTGAAAATTCCATCTAAAATTATCTTAGATAGTGCCAGAGTCAAATATAAAGGTGATTGTTGGATGATCCCGAGTGTTAAGCAGAGTATAGGGAAGATAGAAGATAAAACCACCAATATTGCCAGGCTTGATTTGTAGAAACTCTTATTCGAATTCCATTTGCTCGCCCAGCGAATTCGCTGACTTACAAACTCTGTGAATGTTGGTGGTGCTTGTGTACGAACAACGGCCTCTTTGCTTTTTATATAGACTATTGAACGATTATACACTTTGCTTATTTTATGTATTAAATATTCATCAT
This genomic window contains:
- a CDS encoding ExbD/TolR family protein translates to MARNKGRENPEINSSSMADIAFLLLIFFLVTTTIANDKGLLIPLPPDPDQMEDIDIKIPERNLFKIQINSADKMLVEGEPFTADVKEIKQMIKDFVNNNGKDPESSDSPKKAIVSLKTDRGTTQDKFIEVLDNIQAAYYEMYADRAGVTTEQWRKIIDNLKDPDNKRLYDTGRGLTPEGEIEFPMQISIAEPTKIGG
- a CDS encoding MotA/TolQ/ExbB proton channel family protein, producing the protein MKKLFTLLALVGFMSLGFQSYAQEEEAADTAAAMEDTTQVVDEPEPVVEEPVAEPEPVVEEEASFHQVIKDKFIEGDWKFMTPVLLCLIIGLAIAIERIITLNLATTNTDKLLATVEDALSKGGVEAAKEVTRNTKGPVASIFTQGLMRMSEGIDMVEKSIIAYGSVEMGRLEKGLVWVSLFIALAPMLGFMGTVIGMIGAFDAIEAAGDISPQIVANGIKVALLTTVAGLIVGIILQVFYNYLVSKIDSLVNQMEDASITLVDLLVKHKLSN
- a CDS encoding asparaginase — translated: MKITKSNIITSAARPPESTILIIYTGGTLGMIHNEGGALIPFDFSSIMDHIPSLRQLELNITVMSFEEPIDSSNVNPSHWELIGKLIFENYNEFDGFVVLHGTDTMAYTASALSFMLENLTKPVVFTGAQLPISSPRSDARENLITSIVVASSRENGKPIVPEVCIYFDAVLLRGNRSKKVESIHFDAFESENYPLLAEAGVEISYNHKFIHQVDHNKLKFHQSFDTNVAVLKLFPGVSKQSIEAFFSIPQLRGVVIETYGSGNAPTYDWFLEIIKKSIDKGVVVFNVSQCPGGKVDQGRYETSEDLEAIGVIGGADITLEAAISKLMLVLSEEEEIPQIRHRMLNSMCGEMTIN
- a CDS encoding TatD family hydrolase; its protein translation is MSKMIDTHAHIYLDQFEKDIDQVLDRSQEVGIEKIYMPNIDHTSIDGMLELEEKHDMCVAMMGLHPCSVNKTFEKELYLVEEWLGKRKWSAIGEIGTDLYWDKTFWPQQQEAFNIQCQWAVKYDRPVVIHCRESIDETIELIEKLGNEKLRGVFHCFTGTTEQANKIIELGFYVGIGGVATFKNGGMDKVLPDVDIDKIVLETDSPYLAPTPNRGKRNEPSFIELVATKISEYKKMELDEVKEVTTMNAKQLFK
- a CDS encoding glycosyltransferase, which codes for MIYFLIGIASLALLVDICLLVLWKDDTLSDTTAPLKKVSVLIAARNEAANIKACLQSLIRQDYPNELVQILVGDDQSEDETYQLAKDELQHNSNSKVLKIERNVGHQKGKANVLAQLANQASGDVFLITDADMQLPASWVRSMVGSLKNEGIVTGVTYVEGNNYQSIDWIFSLGIIKVLKDVGQPVTTMGNNMMITKKAYQAVGGYESIPFSITEDFELFKHVRNKGFDIVQLFNPAVLGKTKPVSGFINLLNQRKRWMKGAVQLPKLIVLLLLVQALYFPALILLISYNLQLGLSLMIIKILFQTFFILRCLNSLELKYSFGQLIIYEFYSIIVSLSSAIYYLLPAKVSWKGRKY
- a CDS encoding polysaccharide deacetylase family protein, whose protein sequence is MFFHRTPRFVQQLYPSLIWRKKTKDKILFLTFDDGPIPSLTEFILNTLQENHIQATFFCVGGNLKKNRTIAVRAIEEGHQLGNHTFNHLNGWKNSASDYLNNIVECERELHSLDQNKGLFRPPYGKLKRSQIKLIKKNHKIIMWDVLSGDYSKSISPKDCLYNTIKATNRGSIVLFHDNVKAEKNIRYALPRYIEHYQKKGYSFGLV
- a CDS encoding GAF domain-containing SpoIIE family protein phosphatase produces the protein METLSIQNKYKLKELELNALLEITQSINNNLPEASLYKIYEFTLRGNLNVKRMALFVYDKEWGCKVNFGTTINCFEETLCEEFLVHKSLTEIDDRDDVFGEFDFLIPIYHKSALLAVVFIGGIQGSEDQEVKKSSVRFIQALSNIIIVAIENKKLARQQLEQEALRKELEIASDVQQFLFPDKLPYGPGLKIEASYLPHDRVGGDYYDYIPINENQFLICIADVSGKGIPAALMMSNFQASLRTLVRQTPNLVEIVNELNYQVLENAKGEKFITFFAAIYDHKLKTLVYINSGHNPPLLLINGEITSLDEGSTVLGAIHPLPFVNEGFITELDEFLLFCYTDGLTETSNENNEEFGSKRLEEYFKNNDTSDLKRVHQDIIINLDGFKGDNGYHDDITMLTTKVSL